The Persephonella sp. IF05-L8 genome contains a region encoding:
- a CDS encoding outer membrane lipoprotein carrier protein LolA, giving the protein MKKFIFLSLFVFSFSYADILDKLEKKLSQISSITAQFKQQTFMEGLDQPDEYEGKLFISKPDTVKLEYSKPVKQIYFLKGNELIVYSPEEKQAVKTKLSDQFIMLKIFKTIASGKSLKSLFKLEKNEKKGTDTLLVLVPKDQKDIKKFTMLISDELNIKKMTIWDKEGNKIAIEFYDFEYSKNPLNLYIKIPEDTEWMEY; this is encoded by the coding sequence ATGAAAAAGTTTATCTTCCTTTCCCTGTTTGTTTTTTCTTTTTCTTATGCTGATATTTTAGACAAATTAGAGAAAAAGCTATCACAGATAAGCTCAATAACAGCACAGTTCAAACAGCAGACCTTTATGGAAGGCTTAGACCAGCCTGATGAGTATGAAGGAAAGCTATTTATATCAAAACCGGACACGGTGAAACTGGAGTATTCAAAGCCTGTTAAACAGATATATTTCCTCAAAGGCAATGAACTAATCGTTTATTCTCCAGAGGAAAAACAGGCAGTTAAAACAAAGCTTTCTGACCAGTTTATAATGCTGAAAATATTCAAAACAATAGCCTCAGGAAAAAGCCTCAAATCCCTTTTCAAACTGGAAAAAAATGAGAAAAAAGGCACAGATACACTACTTGTATTAGTCCCCAAAGACCAGAAAGATATAAAAAAGTTCACAATGCTGATATCAGATGAACTTAATATTAAAAAAATGACCATCTGGGACAAAGAGGGAAACAAAATTGCTATTGAATTTTATGATTTTGAATATAGTAAAAATCCCCTAAACCTTTATATTAAAATACCTGAAGATACAGAATGGATGGAGTATTGA
- a CDS encoding putative metalloprotease CJM1_0395 family protein has protein sequence MIDGVGNSGAYYQGYKNINDIKLQQIIQQLRMTEQKVKAHEMAHKAAGGELTGAVHYKYKEGPDGKLYIVGGEVPIKVKEGKTPEETIQIAQKIKRAALAPADPSPQDRAVAARAAMIEMKARMELQKQQQEENNQQQKIDIFV, from the coding sequence ATGATTGATGGAGTTGGGAATTCAGGAGCTTATTATCAGGGGTATAAAAACATTAATGATATAAAGCTGCAGCAGATTATACAGCAGCTTCGTATGACTGAACAAAAAGTAAAAGCACATGAGATGGCACATAAAGCTGCAGGAGGTGAATTAACTGGAGCTGTTCACTATAAATATAAAGAAGGTCCTGATGGAAAGTTATATATAGTTGGAGGAGAAGTCCCAATAAAAGTAAAAGAAGGGAAAACCCCAGAAGAAACTATTCAAATAGCCCAGAAGATAAAAAGAGCAGCCCTCGCCCCAGCAGACCCTTCTCCACAGGATAGAGCCGTAGCTGCCAGAGCAGCTATGATTGAGATGAAAGCAAGAATGGAACTGCAAAAACAGCAACAGGAAGAAAATAATCAACAACAGAAAATAGATATATTTGTTTAA
- a CDS encoding replication initiation protein: MTKEERQKMDELIMKAFTLAYELGTNLDELHRQFRELRFNTKDKDLEAALINLEHAFFMTAQSINILKEQTRNALIPLRKAQTCEE, from the coding sequence ATGACAAAAGAAGAAAGACAAAAGATGGACGAGCTTATTATGAAAGCTTTTACACTGGCTTATGAATTGGGAACAAATCTTGATGAATTACATAGACAGTTTAGGGAACTGAGATTTAACACAAAAGATAAAGATTTGGAAGCGGCTTTGATAAATCTTGAGCATGCATTTTTTATGACAGCCCAGTCAATAAATATACTTAAAGAACAGACCAGAAACGCTCTTATACCTCTCAGAAAAGCACAAACCTGCGAGGAGTAA
- the lepA gene encoding translation elongation factor 4: MSKRMEHIRNFSIIAHVDHGKSTLADRLMEFTGAIEEREKKDQLLDTLDIERERGITIKLQAVRLNYKAKNGEEYTLHLIDTPGHVDFGYEVSRSLAACEGALLLIDATQGIEAQTIATFWQALEQDLEIIPVINKIDLPSADVDRIKEQIADVLGLDPDEAILASGKAGIGIEDILEAIVNKIPPPKGEENKPLKALIFDSYYDSYRGAVAFVRIFDGEVKKGTRIKLMSTGKEFEVTEVGAQTPHMTQLESLKAGDVGYIAAAIKDVRDIRIGDTITDAKNPTPEPVPGFRPAKPMVYAGLYPTGSTLFEDLRDALEKYSINDAALTYEMESSPALGLGFRCGFLGLLHMEIVQERLEREYDIELITTAPNVIYKVITKKGEEIEVRNPAQMPDPSVIEKILEPYIEANIITPNDYVGAIMQLVQEKRGIQKSFEYIDKKTVLLRYDIPMAEVLFDFHDKLKTATRGYASFDYEFKDYRPGDLVKMDIKINGEPVDALSFIVHRDKAYRVGRNIVDKMREVIPRQLFEVRIQAVIGSKVVASARVAPLRKDVLAKCYGGDVTRKKKLLEKQKKGKKRMKQLGKVELPQEAFLSILKAE; this comes from the coding sequence ATGAGTAAAAGAATGGAGCATATAAGAAACTTTTCAATAATAGCCCATGTTGACCATGGTAAATCAACTCTTGCTGATAGATTAATGGAATTTACCGGAGCTATTGAGGAAAGGGAAAAAAAAGACCAGCTTCTTGATACACTTGATATAGAAAGGGAAAGGGGTATCACAATAAAGCTTCAGGCAGTAAGACTGAACTACAAGGCAAAAAATGGAGAGGAATACACACTTCATCTGATTGATACCCCGGGGCACGTTGATTTTGGATATGAAGTTTCCCGTTCACTTGCAGCCTGCGAAGGAGCATTACTGCTAATTGATGCCACACAGGGTATAGAAGCCCAGACTATAGCAACATTCTGGCAGGCACTTGAACAGGATTTGGAAATAATACCAGTTATAAACAAAATAGACCTTCCATCTGCAGACGTTGACAGAATAAAGGAGCAGATTGCAGATGTTCTGGGACTTGACCCTGATGAAGCAATACTTGCATCAGGTAAAGCAGGAATAGGTATTGAGGATATTCTGGAGGCAATTGTAAACAAAATTCCACCTCCTAAAGGAGAAGAAAATAAGCCTCTAAAAGCCCTTATCTTTGACTCATATTACGACTCATACAGGGGTGCTGTTGCTTTTGTCAGAATATTTGATGGTGAGGTAAAAAAAGGCACCAGAATAAAATTAATGTCCACAGGAAAAGAGTTTGAAGTTACGGAAGTTGGAGCGCAAACTCCACATATGACACAGCTTGAAAGTCTAAAAGCCGGCGATGTTGGATATATAGCAGCTGCAATTAAAGATGTAAGGGATATACGAATAGGAGATACAATAACCGATGCTAAAAACCCTACACCTGAACCTGTTCCCGGATTTAGACCTGCAAAGCCAATGGTTTACGCAGGGCTCTACCCTACCGGCTCAACACTTTTTGAGGATTTAAGGGATGCCCTGGAAAAATACTCAATCAATGATGCGGCTCTAACCTATGAAATGGAAAGTTCTCCAGCACTTGGGCTTGGATTTAGATGTGGATTTTTAGGTCTATTACATATGGAAATTGTTCAGGAAAGACTTGAAAGGGAATATGATATTGAGCTAATCACCACAGCACCAAACGTTATATATAAAGTCATAACCAAAAAAGGTGAAGAGATAGAGGTTAGAAACCCTGCCCAAATGCCTGACCCTTCTGTAATAGAAAAAATTCTTGAGCCATACATTGAGGCAAATATTATCACCCCAAATGATTATGTGGGAGCAATAATGCAGCTTGTTCAGGAAAAAAGAGGTATCCAGAAATCATTTGAGTATATAGACAAAAAAACCGTCCTCCTTAGATATGATATACCTATGGCAGAAGTATTGTTTGATTTCCATGACAAACTAAAAACAGCCACAAGGGGATATGCCTCATTTGATTATGAGTTTAAGGATTACAGACCCGGTGACCTTGTAAAAATGGATATTAAGATTAACGGGGAGCCTGTTGATGCCTTATCATTTATAGTTCATAGGGACAAAGCCTACAGAGTTGGAAGAAATATAGTTGATAAAATGAGAGAAGTTATCCCAAGACAGCTATTTGAGGTCAGAATTCAGGCTGTTATAGGCTCAAAGGTTGTAGCTTCTGCAAGAGTAGCACCATTGAGAAAGGATGTTCTGGCCAAGTGTTATGGTGGTGATGTAACCAGAAAGAAAAAACTCCTTGAGAAACAGAAAAAAGGTAAGAAAAGAATGAAACAGCTTGGTAAAGTTGAGCTTCCACAGGAAGCATTCCTCAGTATATTAAAGGCGGAGTAA
- a CDS encoding DUF6036 family nucleotidyltransferase produces MKNLEIETVKKILEEFVKDTGEQLELILIGGLALQLYGLEDRATIDIDAEVEKGDLFKLFHFLKEKGIPADLSENIAGWSVVSMPEGYRERAKIVLQENNLVIKILDPYDFVIAKLRRGTQEDFKDALFVAKRFNLNPEKILEHGELAIKNSIKDTALFNFKNRLDIFVKELKEEKKS; encoded by the coding sequence ATGAAAAATTTAGAAATAGAAACTGTAAAAAAAATCTTAGAAGAATTTGTTAAAGATACTGGTGAACAACTTGAATTAATTTTAATTGGTGGTCTTGCTTTGCAGCTTTACGGATTAGAGGATAGAGCTACCATAGACATAGACGCCGAAGTAGAAAAAGGAGATTTATTTAAGCTTTTCCATTTTCTAAAAGAAAAAGGAATTCCAGCAGATTTAAGTGAAAATATTGCTGGATGGTCTGTTGTTTCAATGCCTGAAGGATATAGAGAAAGGGCAAAAATCGTATTACAGGAAAATAATTTAGTCATAAAAATATTAGACCCTTATGATTTTGTGATTGCAAAATTAAGAAGAGGAACACAAGAAGATTTTAAAGATGCATTATTTGTGGCAAAAAGGTTCAACCTTAATCCTGAGAAGATTTTAGAACATGGAGAACTTGCAATAAAAAACTCTATAAAAGATACAGCTTTGTTTAATTTTAAAAATAGACTGGATATATTTGTTAAAGAACTAAAAGAGGAAAAGAAAAGTTGA
- a CDS encoding cupin domain-containing protein: MIQKTGITDPELIKQQLEKEGYTNIFTWCDEAGSFYDWHTHPYQEVRWVYKGSIIMGTEDGEIVLNEGDRLDLPAGTRHWAKTETGVCYVCGSKK, from the coding sequence ATGATACAGAAAACAGGTATCACAGACCCAGAGCTTATTAAACAGCAGCTTGAAAAAGAAGGATATACGAACATTTTTACATGGTGTGATGAAGCCGGTTCTTTCTATGACTGGCATACCCATCCTTATCAAGAGGTAAGATGGGTTTATAAAGGTTCTATTATAATGGGAACAGAGGACGGCGAAATAGTCTTAAATGAAGGAGATAGACTGGATTTACCCGCCGGAACAAGACACTGGGCAAAAACAGAAACAGGCGTCTGTTATGTATGCGGAAGTAAAAAATAG
- a CDS encoding TlpA disulfide reductase family protein produces MIKKGLSAFLTFFLVFLTFSCQKEQADNKEAFKSILLSADGKPIPLPEDKLIFINFLAYSCTSCMKELPVIKKVLSEPKYKDKFQFIGIVIDSDKGDFSDPNFPIYPGHKRNFVRFPVQGTPTSYIITPKGKKLVVIFGAVTEENLRKFLDQALQKAKSL; encoded by the coding sequence ATGATAAAAAAAGGGTTATCAGCTTTTTTAACATTTTTTCTGGTTTTCTTAACTTTTTCGTGCCAGAAGGAACAGGCTGATAATAAAGAAGCATTTAAAAGTATTTTGCTATCCGCTGATGGAAAACCTATCCCACTTCCAGAGGACAAATTGATATTTATAAATTTTCTTGCTTACTCATGCACATCCTGTATGAAAGAACTGCCAGTAATAAAAAAAGTTTTAAGTGAACCAAAATACAAAGACAAATTCCAGTTTATAGGAATTGTAATAGACAGCGATAAAGGAGATTTTTCAGACCCGAATTTCCCAATTTATCCGGGGCATAAACGTAATTTTGTAAGATTTCCAGTTCAAGGAACACCAACCAGTTATATAATAACTCCTAAAGGCAAAAAACTTGTTGTTATATTTGGTGCAGTGACAGAGGAAAATCTGAGAAAATTTTTAGACCAGGCTCTACAAAAAGCAAAAAGCCTTTAA
- a CDS encoding bifunctional precorrin-2 dehydrogenase/sirohydrochlorin ferrochelatase yields the protein MALFPMFVDIKGKKVLIIGGGIVALRKIEKLLPFEPDMKVIAKDFHPDTFKLLQEKNIPYEQREFRFSDLEGQKIVIVAVDDINLQKQIFEYTRGKNILVNSVDSPDYCDFIFPAYVKKGDIVIGITTSGNLPGLSAKLRKHIEKNLPENLEDIFNQIKKVREELPKGEERQRKILQLIDELFENNK from the coding sequence ATGGCTCTATTTCCTATGTTTGTTGACATAAAAGGAAAAAAAGTTTTAATCATCGGGGGAGGAATAGTTGCCCTGCGTAAAATAGAAAAACTTCTTCCCTTTGAGCCTGATATGAAAGTTATTGCAAAGGATTTTCATCCTGATACTTTTAAGCTTTTACAGGAAAAAAATATCCCTTACGAGCAAAGGGAGTTCAGATTTTCTGACCTTGAAGGACAAAAGATTGTTATTGTTGCTGTTGATGATATAAACCTGCAAAAACAGATTTTTGAGTATACAAGAGGGAAAAATATTCTGGTTAACTCAGTTGATAGCCCTGACTATTGCGATTTTATTTTTCCTGCCTATGTGAAAAAGGGAGATATTGTTATAGGAATTACTACCTCAGGAAATCTACCAGGACTATCAGCAAAACTGAGAAAGCATATAGAAAAAAACCTTCCAGAAAATTTAGAAGATATATTCAATCAGATTAAAAAAGTCCGTGAAGAACTACCAAAAGGGGAAGAAAGACAGAGAAAAATTCTCCAACTGATTGATGAACTTTTTGAGAATAATAAATGA
- a CDS encoding TIGR01458 family HAD-type hydrolase: MIDFKKIKGFLLDLDGVLYIIDKPIEGAQETLKKLKEKYPVRFITNTTTKPRKIVYEKLIKMGFDVKEEEIFSALEATKQFLKEKDAGAFLILTDLALEDMKDIKREPVEYVVIGDARDNFTYENMNKAFRYLMEGAELLAAAKNKYFRDKDGKLSLDCGAYIVGLEFATGKKAKLIGKPNKDFFLLAVKSMGLKPEEVAVIGDDIETDVKGAMDAGLKGILVKTGKFTPQDLEKGIKPDLIIENINQILEFID; the protein is encoded by the coding sequence ATGATTGATTTCAAAAAAATTAAAGGCTTTCTGCTGGATTTAGATGGTGTTTTATACATTATAGACAAGCCAATAGAAGGTGCACAGGAAACCCTAAAAAAACTAAAAGAGAAATATCCGGTCAGATTTATCACAAACACCACCACAAAACCCCGTAAAATTGTTTATGAAAAGTTAATCAAAATGGGATTTGATGTCAAAGAAGAAGAAATTTTTTCTGCCCTTGAGGCTACAAAGCAGTTTTTAAAGGAAAAAGATGCAGGGGCTTTCTTAATCCTCACAGACCTTGCCCTTGAAGATATGAAAGATATCAAAAGAGAACCAGTTGAGTATGTGGTGATTGGAGATGCAAGGGATAATTTCACTTATGAGAATATGAACAAAGCCTTTAGATATTTAATGGAAGGGGCTGAGCTGCTGGCAGCTGCCAAAAATAAATATTTCAGAGATAAAGACGGTAAATTATCTTTAGACTGCGGAGCATATATTGTGGGACTGGAATTTGCAACAGGTAAAAAAGCAAAGCTTATAGGTAAACCGAATAAAGATTTTTTCTTACTTGCTGTAAAATCAATGGGATTAAAGCCAGAAGAGGTGGCAGTTATAGGTGATGATATAGAGACAGACGTTAAAGGAGCAATGGACGCTGGATTAAAAGGAATACTGGTAAAAACAGGCAAATTTACCCCTCAAGATTTAGAAAAAGGCATAAAACCAGACCTGATAATAGAAAACATTAATCAAATTTTGGAGTTTATAGATTAA